In Zingiber officinale cultivar Zhangliang chromosome 3A, Zo_v1.1, whole genome shotgun sequence, the DNA window ATTTAAGCATATGATCTTATAAAATTACCAATATGAGTAGGTCAAATGCAAACCTATTTTGGTCTAAGTTGGTCAAACACAATGACAATAAACCTCATTTGATGTCTAAGCAAGCATAAAAAACATAcattttcttctcctcttggtgCAAGCTCCTCTTGGGCAAACTCTAGAGCCTCCTCTATCTTTCCGCTGCGAATCAGCTCAATCAATCTCTGCTGTTGTAGATGGAAATACAGTTGAGGGTTGGTGTCTAGAATCTGCAAAATGAATACGCCAAGTTAAATAATATGTAAGAAAACACTTCATTTTACAGTACAGTTTATACTTTTGAAATCATATGAATACAGTTTGGAAACAACAAATTGAAGTATGTGTTCCAGAACAACATACTAGGTACTAAATAAAAAGGTTCACATGAGAAGCTCAGATATGCACTGTGCAAATATACTTCATTAGTCAAAGCAAGATCAAGTTAACTGGATGAATTGAACCATTCGGTTGTTTTAGTCTTGGCTAAAATGAGACACTATAGTGTGGTTTCGGCTTGTGCCGCAAATGATGCCGTACAAATTTTGCAGTCGCAGACAAAATCATGGCCGTGAACGAACTTATGGACAAAGCTTGCAATCATAGACAAACTTGCGGTCGGGGATGGACTCACATAAGAAATTCACAATTGTGGATGAACTCATGAAGGGCACACTCGCTATACTATGGGGTTTGAAGGTTTTCGAAGCTAAAGCTCACAAATGAACTAATGGTTGTGGACAAACTCATGAACAAAGCTTGAGGTCATGGGTGAACTTGCTGAGGAAGCTCGCGGTCGCAAATCAACACTCGAAAGAAGCTCACAGATAACTCACAATAAAGTATCCACTCACCATACTGGGAATTTCAAAGGTTTTTGCATGCTAGTCGAtggatggaatgaattttttagCAAATGCAAAATGGCAAAGAATGCGATTTTAAGCAATAGaataaataacaatcaaattCTTTACGAAAAAAGGTTAATATGTAAACCTAGCATAGCCTTTCCACGTTTTCTCAAATCTAATTAAAATCTAGAACTAGTTAAAACTTTTATTCACCCAtcgttaaaaaaacttaaatagcCTCCACAGAACATTGAGTTTTTGATGCTTGGCATTTTATATTGGGATGCCAACATGGATTACACATTGAATTTTTGACATATTCGAGGTGATATgcaatttacatcaaaatcacgAAAAAGGCAAAAATAATGGATGTAGGTATCCCAATATACACTTTGCTGAGTTGACATAATGTTATAATGGTGCCCTGTTAGCCCTGTAAAGATGGACAAGAATGCAACATGTACTTACATTTTAACACAATTTGTTAACATTATACTCATAATTTTAAAGAGCAGCCTAGGTAGCTGCCTAACATTTTAGCAGCCTCCTGCTTCACATATAAGGTACATGGTTCTTGTTAGGCAGTTGATTCAAAAGGTGAGATAGGCAGTTGGCTAGGCAGCCCAAGCAAATCACGTTGAAAACCTATCTAGGTGCCTAGTTCAGCTCATTGGGAAAAAAATGAGCAACTTAGTGAAAGGGATGAGTTCAGATAATATAACCCTAAACTAACTTCCTAAATTGAGCGTATGAAAATAgatattttttatgttttgatATTGTAGTATGACACTAATTACAAATTTGTTATGCGTTTTCTTGCAATGTGGATTGATTTTAAAGTATTGtgcaattgattttaatttttgtttaattagTTGCAATGTGAAATAggattattttgttgttattatatgTTTAATGATTTTTAGTATGTGTGCTTACAGTGTGATATATAAATTAAGATTTATAATTGTAAACTTGAGTGTCTAATCATATTTTTGTATTGTAATACCAAGTTGCACAGCCTAGGTGCTTACCTACGGTCTAGAACTACTTTTTAACATCTTGAATAGGCTAAATatgaaaaaaatgtttttttttctaaattaacaaAATGTAAAAGTTGCTAGGTTTATACATTAATCCATAAAAAAGTCCAACCTCCAGCAGTCTACTTAGGTTGTAATACTAATATGATCATATGGCCTATGATACGGATATATGAGGAGGGCTCGAAGTGTGATAATAGGGAAGACAAAGGGCATTATTGTCATCTCACTTGCTAAGGGTTTTAAGTATAAGGGGAGCACGGTTCACGAAGGAAAGGAAGGGGGGGCCGCTGTGCATAGGAGGGAGCTCCTTTGGTGCGTGTCCACCATCGCCGGGGAGGAATAGGAGAGGGGTTTTTCCGCCGCCATGATCGCGTGAAAGCCACGACCAGCACCCCTCCTccacgccgccgccgccgacttCTCCTTCCTCACCAGCTAGccatctctctctttctctctctctctctatagcTCACTCCACGCTCTGCTCCGTGGGGAGCTGTAGTCGCCGCCAGGGAGAGCACACCTTCGGTGCTACCACCGTTTCCAGCGGTTGCCGGTACCTCCTGCCGCCACCGCCGTCCCCAACGGCTGTGGGTTCTGCCAACGACGGCCACCGCTACCTCCGTTCGCGGTCATAGTCGCAGCGTCCAGCGGCCTTTGCCGCTGCCGAGTCCGGCGACCACCGCCGTCGTGTGTAGCAGCCACCGCAGCTTCTCCCGTTGTCCAGCGCCACCTCCTATCCCGGTGACGTCTCCAGCGGCAGGTGCCGTTTCTTCCAACAGCGCCTCCGGCGGCCAGCGCCGTCACCTCCGGCAACCCCTGCCGCAGCCACCGACACCTCCGGGCAGCCGTCATCACCCTCCAAGCAGCCGTCATACGACGGGCACAGTCATTagtattatccggcctgcgtgccgtgtgccGGCCGGTGAGCCGCTGTATTGTTCCGGGCCGCTGCGACTCGATTAGCGACacgaccagctcatccatccatctgagggcgcccccctgggccagggtaagttctcgtactcggtatctgttcattttattgctatactattatgcggttacttatatgtctgtgggattcgcctcgagcaccgaggtaccagagaccgggggaacccggtcgctggatacaggtatagttgaccggaggaggacttcagacgacttggtcaacgcagtggacagatcatcaaccgggtcatggggatgcggtcaaccttccagacacgtcataccggcaggttcgtcttctcagctttcagacaggatcaaattggcgccgtctgtgggaacgcgcctgatctggaacgtgaagatggacgatgccGGAGAGTTCTGCCGTTCTCATGACCCCGGTCAGTTTTTCCGTTATTTATTTTGTCAGTTATATGAATTGCATTAGTTCCTcgggcgaagacccccgagccgatcggccgggcggatcatatacgagccacaggctcgttggcgaagacccccgagccgatcggccgggcggattatatacgagccacacgctcgatggcgaatacccccgagccgatcggccgggcggattatatccgagctgcaggcttgatgatgaagacccccgagccgatcggccgggaggattatatccgagctgcaggctcgatgacgaagacccccgagccgatcggccgggaggttatatccgagctgcaagctcgatgacgaaggcccccgagccgatcgaccgggaggattatatccgagctgcaggcttgatgacgaagacccccgagccgatcggcagggagaattatatccgagctgcaggctcgatgacgaagacccccgagccgatcggccgggaggattatatccgagctacaggctcgatgacgaagacccccgagccgatcggccgggaggattatatccgagctgcaggctcgatgacgaagacccccgagccgatcggccgggaggattatattcgagctgcaggctcgatgacgaagacccccgagccgatcgaccgGGAGTATTATATCCGAGCCGCACgttcgatgacgaagacccccgagccgatcggccgggaggattatatccgagctgcaggctcgttggcgaagacccccgagccgatcggccgggcggattatatacgagccacacgctcgatggcgaagacccccgagccgatcgaccgggcggattatatccgagctgcaggctcggtgacgaagacccccgagccgatcggccgggaggattatatccgagctgcaggctcgatgacgaagacccccgagccgatcgaccgggaggattatatccgagctgtaggctcgatgacgaagacccccgagacgatcggccgggaggattatatccgagctgcaggctcgatgacgaagacccccgagccgatcggccgggaggattatatccgagccgcaggctcgatgacgaagacccccgagccgatcggccgggaggattatatccgagccgcacgttcgatgacgaagacccccgagccgatcggccgggaggattatatacgagcccgtggctgccacgggctcgatggcgaagacccccgagccgatcggccaggtttgaattagccctcagggccgtctagcccagacgttaaaccgtagagtcgaaccggcgactataaaaaccccggcttgaagaccgtctagcccagacgttaaaccgtagagtcgaaccggcgactataaaaaccccggcttgaagactgtctagcccagacgttaaaccgtagagtcgaaccgacgactataaaaaccccggcttgaagaccgtctagcccagacgttaaaccgtagagtcgaaccggtgactataaaaaccccggcttgaagaccgtctagcccagacgttaaaccgtagagtcgaaccggcgactataaaaccccggcttgaagaccgctaCATGGACTAGTTTATCAGATATTCTatttcccccgttcggggttgagcgcatcagttatttcatctcccccgttcggggtcgagcggtcggcACTGGTCTCGAACTagcttcagatattctatctcccccgttcggggtcgagcggtcggcactggtctcggaccagcttcagatattctatctctcccgttcggggtcgagcgattatCACTGGCCTCGAGCCAGCTTTTCAGCATATCgtatttcttatctcccccgatCGTGGTCGAGCTATCTCCGATGGTCGCGAACAAGGAGTATCTCCATTGGTTTCAAACCAGAATATAGGTTATGCGCCCGTTCGGCTCGTGACTTTCGCCTCCACGAGCCTTCGATTCACGGGCTACACTTCCGATCGACTCACGAGTGATGCGGTCACTCGGCATCATTCCATTTAGTTCACTCGATTGCTGGGTGGCACCTTACGATCGCTCGTTGACTATTCTTGAGGCTGCACAGTCAGCACTTTCATAGCCGTCCGATCGGCATtatttcgatcgctcgcacgacagcgtccgtCGATCAACTAttcatccgatcggcatcatttcgatcgctcgcacgacaaCGTCCGTCCACCATCTATCcaaccgatcgacatcattccggtcgcacgcgcggcatcgtccgcccgacatctatccgtccgatcgacatcatttcgATCGCCCGTTCAGCATCTTCGTGGTCGTGAGCTAGGCATCGCTCGTCCGCTCGGTCTACTCGGTGTCCAGCATGTCGCTTAGTCTACTATCCTTGCACTCTTAGCTCGCCTGCTGTTTTGCCGCTCGTTTGATGTTTTGTCGTTCACTCGACATCGGGCCGGTTATCGACTTAATTCGCTCGGCACTGTTGCTATCTCATGCGACACCAttattatagcgaccgctcgCGTGACCTTGTACATTGGGTTCATCGATTTGACTTTGGCATCGAGAGCGGTTGAGCCTTGGTGATGgactgtctagtcagtcggactcgcgcctccttcgactagacttgaagggaaggcttgtgatacggatatATGAGGAGGGCTCGAAGTGTGATAATAGGGAAGACAAAGGGCATTATTGTCATCTCACTTGCTAAGGGTTTTAAGTATAAGGGGAGCACGGTTCACGAAGGAAAGGAAGGGGGGGCCACTGTGCATAGGAGGGAGCTCCTTTGGTGCGTGTCCACCATCGCCGGGGAGGAATAGGAGAGGGGTTTTTCCGCCGCCATGATCGCGTGAAAGCCACGACCAGCACCCCTCCTccacgccgccgccgccgacttCTCCTTCCTCACCAGCTAGccatctctctctttctctctctctctctatagcTCACTCCACGCTCTGCTCCGTGGGGAGCTGTAGTCGCCACCAGGGAGAGCACACCTTCGGTGCTACCGCCGTTTCCAGCGGTTGCCGGTACCTCCTGCCGCCACCGCCGTCCCCAACGGCTGTGGGTTCTGCCAACGACGGCCACCGCTACCTCCGTTCGCGGTCATAGCCGCAGCGTCCAGCGGCCTTTGCCGCTGTCGAGTCCGGCGACCACCGCCGTCGCGTGTAGCAGCCACCGCAGCTTCTCCCGCCATCCAGCGCCACCTCCTATCCCGGCGACGTCTCCAGCGGCAGGTGCCGTTTCTTCCAGCAGCGCCACAGCGCCTCCGGCGGCCAGCGCCTCCGGCGTCCAGCGCCGTCACCTCCGGCAATACGACGGGCACAGTCATTagtattatccggcctgcgtgccgtgtgccGGCCGATGAGCCGCTGTATTGTTCCGGGCCGCTGCGACTCGATTAGCGACacgaccagctcatccatccatccgagggcgcccccctgggccagggtaagttctcgtactcggtatctgttcattttattgctatactattatgcggttacttatatgtttgtgggattcgcctcgagcaccgaggtaccagagaccgggggaacccggtcactggatacaggtacagttgaccggaggaggacttcagacgacttggtcaacgcagtggacagatcatcaaccgggtcatggggatgcggtcaaccttccagacacgtcataccggcaggttcgtcttctcagcttccagacaggatcagccTAGTTTTTCAAATGTATCTCAAGTTTGTTATGACCACTTGACGTTTGCCCACAATTGTGTTGATCTTAAAAAATATAGAAGAGCATCAtaagcaaggtttaaaattttgacccgtGTCGAAGTTTCGGTCCTAGATCGAAACGCTACAATTTTGGTACCGTATCGTGTCGTGCCAATatagtttcgatattttttaaatataaaatatattaattaaaaaaataaaatatttaacataaatatttaaaaataaacaaaataaacaatataaaaaataatcttttaaaaaaggaaaagatatgaaaatagataataaataaataaaaattttatgagGATTTAATAAAGCCTatttagattatctccatcataactaggagttgattaaaataattaacctaagtttaattaaaaaaaatccgaAATACGATGCCACTCGCGAGCTCATGCTACTTCAACTATGTCGCGGGGTTGCACAACTCCTCAGCCATGGCCACGAGGATCGTGTGACTCCTCCAACACGATCACGGTGATCGTGCGACCCCTCTGTAGCAGCCGCAGGATCGCACAACGCCTCCGTGGCGGCAGCGAAAGGCTTATGCAACCCCCTTGTTATTGTTGCGGGGTCGAGCGACCCCTTCGCTGCGGCCACGGGGTCATGCAACACGTCACAGCTGTCGTAGGCTTGGTGCCGAGTTGTGCCGATACCGATCGTCGAACGGAACCAGATATTTCGCCCGTTTCGACCGTCTCAACAAGACACTTTAAACCATGCTCATAAGACCAGTCATCCTGCCAGCAGTGAGCCTTATATTAGATGATCCAAAGTTAAACAAGAGAATTGAAGCTACAGACATCGTATTTTCTGAAAATTATCCTTCGACTATATCATCTCTATGATTGGTATTTCCTATTTAACAATGCATATGCAAAAAGACAAAGCATGAGATAGGACTATCATTACAGCAGTCTGTTATATGTACCAGATTATAGAGTGGAAATACTTAGAACGGAGATTAGCATTATGCTAAAACTATGCTACAAAGGAAAAAAAGAGTATAAGCAATTACACAAGCTGAATGACTAGAAAATATGACAATTCTCACAATGTGCATTGTAAACCCATGCCGTCAACCAATCTAAGGATGTGAAAATATTGTGAAATTCACATTCCAATCTCCCCTACTACATCTTAACAGATACATAAATGATAATTGATTTCATATACCTATTCTAGCAAGCTTCCACTGTTTAAAGAAGCCTCAACAAGTAAGTTATTGGTATTTTTATAGAGGGTTGCTAACCAACCAAGCTTGGCAATCAATCTCCATCAGAGTCTAGGAAAAAGAAGTTTAACCTGAAGTGTTGGTGAATAAAACTCTTAGCTGATATATATCCACCCAACATGAAAGGTATAAGAAAATCATGATTACTGTATGCCAATAAAAGTAGAGCCAATAATTTGGTATTCTTTATGAACAAAAATGAATGTAAATTTGCCAAGTTTTCACATGTCCGTTTGACCttatggttgttttgatgtgatcaaccaagttaggttagatcatgtttgttatttgatcgctgtgtctaagtgtgcaggaacttaggatcgcaggaagtcgagcggaagacgcagctagcgagaaggacgacacgggaagtaagccaaaatattgaaataaaacatttaattaacttactgacaAAGTATGAAACTAGAAATTAGAAAATgctttaaacaattttttttggaaatttctcaattttttttttaaattacctaAGTAAGAATTTTTctcttacttagaaaattttcctgcttaaaaatgatttattttaaaacttgaataccttttacttagaatatttttacttgaaaattattacccctttttttttatgtgatcaaagggggagagataggtacaagtttaggaggagttttaggggagttaatgtttttatattttttttacttagtgttgcaaattcttttattgcaacctttttgcttaaaatgttagttttaaATTACTTGTCTGTTTTTtgttccctaacttgaacttaggttgatgcacatcaaaaagggggagattgttggaccccgtggttattttgatgtgatcaaccaagttaggttaggtcttgtttgttatttgatccctgtgtctaagtgtgcaggaacttaggagcgcaggaagttgagctgaagacgtagctagcgagaaggacgacacggaaagggagttgacgggctcggtgcgtccgaaggacgaaagatctgcggaagagtactccgatggaagagaagaacgtgcgcgacgtttgagggacgagaagccgggacggaagcttgctcgaggagaaggccggaaattgagttcggatgagccttatttcagttggttgaaatcacccaagcaatcggagcttcggaaaaagaaaaaaaagaaaagttggaagctatttatatcatgcaggttgaaggtgccctcaacaacattgagggcgccctcaacattgaaggcgccctatgccattgaaggcgccttcgacccagTCTACATGACTGTTTCGCagattggataaagttttatccatacctttgttggaggcgccctcgacctcgttggaggcaccctcaaccctcgagataggattttcaggagctatataaaggcccctggagctaggaaattatttaatcaactctgtaatcaattcctagcaacttgtgagcttTCTTAgcgtgtaaaaaggcttctccgcctacagtaaaggagactttcttagtgcgctttccaactgtcttggattaacaaccttcttggttgtaaccaagtcaactcgctGAGTCTTCCtgctttttcttatttttattttcttattattattgttgctattatttttgagttgaaagtgtTGAGgaggatatttttattttacaagtaattcacccctcccctcttgccgaccccgctGCACCATCAATGCCTTCTTGGATAAATTTTATACGGTTCCATAAATTACCAAGGGTGAGAATTCCTACAATATAGATGAAGGCTGCaagtacacaaaaccaattttcaGTAGGTTCAAATACTAGCACGGGTAGCATCATATAACAACAATTAGTCGACCTAATTCCTAACTtatatatgaaaataattttttcacaTCGATCCATCTTCCTTCTCTAAGTTAGCATCGTAAAATTATACTGGCAAGTAACTTAAGAAAGGTGCAGCGACAAACTTGGATCTTACCGTGGGGTTCAAATCATTAACCTTCTCGATAGCATCCTCGACGTTGCCAGATTGCAAAGCCTGCTTCACTGCCATGCGATCAGTTATCGTGCCGAGGTCAATATCCGCTAATCACATATAAGGAAAATCAAATCGCAATTATCAAGAGAAGAATCAAAACAAAAGCGAAGaataaactcaaaattcaaatttcaGCAAATAAGTTAGAGGATACGCTCGGTGCCGGATTCAATGCGGAACTTCTCGGCGGCCTCCACATATCCTTCGGTGACGAGGAAGTTCATGACAAGCTTATTCATATCCTCCTTCCTAATCTTCACCTCCTTAAGCTTACGCTCCCATTCCTCTCTCGTAATCACCTTCTTTGACATCAGCTGCAATACGGATTGAGTCAAGATCCGAACCAAACCCTAATTGGCTTCGCCGAGAAGGGGGGATGAAGGCAAAATTACCGGGATCTCGGCCTGATTGAAGAGTCCAAGGAGGTAATAGAAGTGATGGGACATCAGAATATCAGATCACCAGCTCAAGGCGGCGCAGCTGATCCCATCGGAAGCGCGAGGAAGA includes these proteins:
- the LOC122051007 gene encoding protein GID8 homolog, with the translated sequence MSHHFYYLLGLFNQAEIPLMSKKVITREEWERKLKEVKIRKEDMNKLVMNFLVTEGYVEAAEKFRIESGTEPDIDLGTITDRMAVKQALQSGNVEDAIEKVNDLNPTILDTNPQLYFHLQQQRLIELIRSGKIEEALEFAQEELAPRGEENQSFLEELEKTVSLLVFEDAKNCPYGDLLDVSQRLKTASELNAAILTSQSHEKDPKLPSMLKMLIWAQNQLDEKAVYPKINNLTAAALEDPEI